The segment GCATTGTTGATAGTTCCACTTTCACGATGTCTGTTTCGGAAGACAGCGAGCAGGATTTGTACTCCCTTTTGGGTAAAAAAACTTCCCTCTATCATCTCGCATATGAAATGATTACCCGAAGCAGTAATCTTGCCACCAACATTTTAATCGATTTTCTGGATGCTAAAAAAGTGACCGCCGCCATGCGTGAAATCGGGGCCGACAGTATTGAAGTTCTTCGCGGGGTTGAAGATATCAAAGCCTATGAGGCTGGCTTGAGCAACACGACCACCCCAAAAGATCTTCGAATTATGTTTGAGGAGCTTGCCAAAGGAGACTTACTGACGAAAGAATCTAAGCAAGAGATACTTTCCATACTGAAGCAGCAAAAGTATAACGACATGTTCCCAGTAAAGCTTCCTGAAGACACACCGATAGCGCATAAAACCGGATGGATTACCAATGTTCATCACGACTCGGGTATAATCTACATGCCGGATGGAGATGCATTCGTTCTCGTTTTCCTCTCAAAAAATGCCCCTGATCGAGAGGCGGTACTCGAAGCCTCCGCTGATATTGCCCGTTACTGCTACGATTTTATGAACAACCGGTGAGTATGAGTTCGATTAATAATGAGTCGAAAAGTAACGTACTTATGCTTTGCTTGAGTTCTTCAACATAATAATTCTATTAGCAAGCTTTGAGTGTCGGTCTGACGACTTAAAGTCCGTCTGACCGTTGTGATTTAGATTATCAGGCTCATTCGGGCCATCCATCAGACGGGCAACCCGTCAGATGGATCTCATAACCTGGTGAGTTTACGGTTTGAGGCTTTCCTTATCTCGAAATCAGGTTAATTAAGATTTCCACTTCGAAACATTCTTTGGGTTAAGCTTGTTGAAAGAATGAATATGAACAACTAATCCGGATATGTACAACGATTTAGCCGACGCGGTAGAATCACTGAAAGAAAAAGGATTTGATCATACCTTTGAACTTGGAAACGACTGCATTACCTGTAAAGAACTGGATGTAGAATACTCCACCGATGATCTCTCCATTAATGAAACCCACAAATTTGATCAGGGAACCGATCCCGGCAGCGAATCCACCGTTTATGCTATCGAATCTGACAGCGGCGTTAAAGGCACGCTTATCATGTCGTACGGTAAATATGTGGACCCGGAGAAAGCCGAACTTATCGACCGGCTTCTCAAATCTCATGAAGCCTGATTACATACCGCTGTACTTTTCGGGGATGGGATTGAACTCCGATTCGTGCGCCCAATAAATAGTAACCACCCACCAGCGATCTCCGTCATCAAAAAGCTGAATGCTGTTTATACCTTTGTTAAAAGGCTCAGCATCCGACTCACTGCGCTTAGATCCGTAGGTGCTAAACAGGTGCACTACTCGCCCATAATGGTGCTCTTCCCGATGGATTTCATATTCATAAAATCCATTCTCCACAAAATAAGGGTCCGTATTTTCGATGAATTCTTCAGGCGTCATCACCTGGTATACGTTTTTACCCTGCTGATTTCTTCCGGTGGGAATAAGTCTTGCCTCCGGAATCACTAAATTCCTGAAACGGTCCCAGTCTCTGGGTTCCCCCTTCTCCCCGGAAATAGATGCATACAGAGCTACCACAAGGTTATCGATGCTTTCCACATCTTTAGCGCGCTGCTCTTCACTTACCTGTGCAACAGCAAATTGCACTCCAAACAGTACTATGAGTAGTATGGTATATAGTTTTTTCATGATGTTTTTTTTAAAGTGTTCAGGCGTCAGCTTTCAGATCTTAGAATCTGACAGCTATTATGATTCTACACAATTTGACTGACGGCTGGTATCAACAATAAAGAATATTTTCCAGTCCCCTTCTTTCTTCACGAGCTGAAATGAATTCACCCCGCAGTGCGAGAACTTATCTCCTATATAAAATTCGAAAGGCGTCCATACCG is part of the Gracilimonas sediminicola genome and harbors:
- a CDS encoding serine hydrolase, whose product is MRSLSFLLLFCFLISCSSPQHPETLPELENLINSRVSEIEGTFGISFKSLQDPDFVISINEDERFHAASTMKTPVIMELYRQAEQGRFSVQDSITVQNEFVSIVDSSTFTMSVSEDSEQDLYSLLGKKTSLYHLAYEMITRSSNLATNILIDFLDAKKVTAAMREIGADSIEVLRGVEDIKAYEAGLSNTTTPKDLRIMFEELAKGDLLTKESKQEILSILKQQKYNDMFPVKLPEDTPIAHKTGWITNVHHDSGIIYMPDGDAFVLVFLSKNAPDREAVLEASADIARYCYDFMNNR